A genomic region of Peptoniphilus sp. ING2-D1G contains the following coding sequences:
- a CDS encoding conserved domain protein (High confidence in function and specificity): MIKNLRDLFVKGIYEDTGLFVVPTDNPNKKPKYPYFSYKFTTLRQNIGEAGVFEDDFIKSEDERFKYDVRTTATFQPKVIVSFNCYSDDLIDSQEQILKAWEWFKLKGGRILADNNIVVVDVGNIQDRSIVLVDNYEYRQGFDVEFRVLHEFSDRSETIEEHIINGKIEGGRK; encoded by the coding sequence ATGATAAAGAATCTTCGTGATTTATTTGTTAAAGGGATTTATGAAGACACAGGACTTTTTGTTGTGCCTACTGATAATCCTAACAAAAAGCCTAAGTATCCTTACTTTTCTTATAAATTTACAACTCTTAGACAGAATATAGGGGAAGCAGGAGTATTTGAAGATGATTTTATAAAAAGTGAAGATGAAAGATTTAAGTATGATGTTAGAACTACTGCAACATTTCAACCAAAGGTGATAGTTAGCTTTAATTGCTATTCTGATGATTTAATAGATTCTCAAGAGCAGATATTAAAAGCTTGGGAATGGTTTAAGTTAAAGGGTGGACGGATTTTAGCTGATAACAATATTGTTGTGGTTGATGTTGGCAACATTCAAGACAGATCTATTGTGCTTGTAGACAACTATGAATATAGACAGGGTTTTGATGTTGAATTTAGAGTATTACACGAATTCAGTGATAGAAGCGAAACGATAGAAGAACATATAATAAATGGAAAAATAGAAGGTGGTAGAAAATGA
- a CDS encoding hypothetical protein (High confidence in function and specificity) has product MILDFPVNIQRKTVAVSERGFGTILILDNTKETEFKYITADDLNEMESEDKVSKIATRLFMQKPQPQQVAVFGAVGTVDAVLKQALEVNADWFYLVTVDNTAETIKAVSPICQTNNKIYAVTVNDIEVATEVGEEKFDNTFVFYHNDKDSYVAEGLAVIMSYKIGGKTAKFKTIQGVKNSNVTLTQLNALHKANIQSYVEKLGVLQTSEGKMLSGEYIDVVLGEYWIRFRLEEALQRLAVTEDKIPYTNRGIGMLVGETEKVLSRAVDQGIVEEGQYRVDYKLREDVPSNEVALRKYNYVLWTAMLQGAIHTGQISGILTYDIVNEEGEDR; this is encoded by the coding sequence ATGATATTAGATTTTCCTGTAAACATTCAGAGAAAAACAGTTGCCGTGTCTGAAAGAGGATTTGGCACAATATTAATTTTAGACAATACAAAAGAAACTGAATTTAAATACATCACAGCAGATGATTTAAACGAGATGGAAAGTGAAGACAAGGTTTCTAAAATAGCTACAAGGCTATTTATGCAAAAGCCGCAACCTCAACAGGTGGCTGTGTTTGGGGCAGTGGGAACGGTTGATGCGGTTTTAAAACAAGCGTTAGAGGTTAACGCTGACTGGTTTTATTTGGTGACTGTAGATAATACAGCTGAAACCATAAAGGCTGTTTCTCCTATATGTCAAACTAATAATAAAATATATGCAGTAACAGTAAATGATATCGAGGTTGCTACAGAGGTTGGAGAAGAAAAATTCGATAACACTTTTGTTTTTTATCATAATGATAAAGATTCATATGTAGCTGAAGGGCTTGCTGTTATTATGTCTTATAAAATTGGTGGGAAAACTGCTAAATTTAAGACTATACAAGGGGTTAAAAATTCAAATGTTACTCTTACACAATTAAACGCTTTGCATAAAGCTAATATTCAATCTTATGTTGAAAAGCTTGGTGTACTTCAAACAAGTGAAGGTAAAATGCTTTCGGGAGAGTATATTGATGTTGTGCTTGGTGAGTACTGGATAAGATTTAGACTTGAAGAGGCACTGCAAAGACTTGCTGTTACAGAAGATAAAATTCCCTACACAAACAGGGGAATAGGCATGCTTGTTGGGGAGACTGAAAAGGTATTGTCACGTGCTGTGGACCAAGGAATAGTTGAAGAAGGACAGTATAGAGTTGATTACAAGTTAAGGGAAGATGTACCAAGCAATGAGGTTGCACTTAGAAAGTATAACTATGTTTTATGGACCGCAATGCTTCAAGGGGCAATACACACAGGACAAATCAGCGGTATTTTAACTTACGACATAGTAAACGAAGAGGGGGAAGATAGATAA
- a CDS encoding conserved domain protein (High confidence in function and specificity), with product MAEKLTYTYDPEKVIVQIDGVYLTGFSDSAKITVEKNEDNIIPKVGVDGSVHYTINHDETAKAKLPLMSTSPHINFIMELAASKKDFNFTMVDINDNGRNISCDECRIIKTPDYSREKEAEGVEFEVFIPFAYNKSL from the coding sequence ATGGCTGAAAAACTAACTTATACCTATGATCCTGAAAAAGTCATAGTTCAAATTGATGGAGTATATTTAACTGGCTTTTCTGATTCTGCTAAAATTACAGTTGAAAAAAACGAAGATAATATTATTCCAAAAGTAGGAGTAGACGGCAGTGTTCACTATACAATTAATCATGATGAAACCGCAAAAGCAAAATTACCTTTAATGTCTACAAGTCCTCACATTAACTTTATTATGGAGCTAGCGGCAAGTAAAAAAGATTTTAATTTTACTATGGTAGATATTAACGACAACGGAAGAAATATTTCTTGTGATGAATGTAGAATTATTAAAACTCCTGACTATTCAAGAGAGAAAGAAGCTGAGGGAGTAGAATTTGAAGTGTTCATTCCATTTGCATATAATAAGAGCCTTTAA
- a CDS encoding phage tail tape measure protein, TP901 family (Members of this family are found in putative phage tail tape measure proteins; High confidence in function and specificity) — protein sequence MANARELIWSLKTKDGASTEISKIDKKIDKLKENMQNADSASGRLSSKFGLAGAYAQKMGGKITATSKKIAGFGGKMTKAMLPVSLAVGKGVKDFLSLDTAIRQVTTLTDENVLPVSQIKKDVKEISNATGRSQEEIANAMYDSLSSGVDQSKVTDFVKSGIDLVRAGFTDMPTVIDATTTALNAYGDAAPEVSKIHDIFVKTQDLGKITVDELGKSIGRVVPTAAAAGVSLEQLGAGYSVLTAKGMNAELATTTMNSLLGELSATGSKSDKALRKMTGKSFKELTKEGKNVGEVLGILQENAKGAGLELADMFGNLNAGKAANSLLSDGVEGFSKVLDQIQNSDGATAENAMKMMGPAEKMQVATTRMQNAFIDAGGAIAPYVVQIADGISSIVGKFSELDEGTQGSIMQWVGLAIAIGPVVSIIGTVGMVVGGAISVFGTLLGVFGTIISVVGSVGGAFFGLMAAIGPVGWVIMAVVGVGVYLISNFKKIKATAEELGGGIKGYLLATLKVTGDNFTSLKDKAVSALNGIKNAWESVKNFLKNPIKGVISIAQKGAASIGGGSAAKGAAVDVRGGRVSRQPHATGLEKVPFDNYPADLHKDEMVLTASAAKAFRAIGGSKNSLPANNSGGNSISNSPNIIVNVYGERTENEAINIGQRVRQELDSFFKEMQLQRA from the coding sequence ATGGCAAATGCAAGAGAGCTTATTTGGAGTCTTAAGACTAAAGACGGGGCAAGTACCGAGATAAGCAAGATTGATAAGAAAATAGACAAGTTAAAAGAAAATATGCAGAATGCTGATTCTGCAAGCGGAAGATTAAGTTCAAAGTTCGGTCTTGCTGGTGCTTATGCTCAAAAAATGGGCGGCAAGATTACAGCGACAAGTAAAAAGATAGCTGGTTTTGGTGGCAAGATGACCAAAGCGATGTTGCCAGTTTCACTTGCCGTGGGTAAGGGAGTAAAAGACTTCTTAAGCCTTGATACTGCTATTAGACAAGTAACGACCTTAACTGATGAAAATGTACTTCCTGTTTCTCAAATAAAAAAAGACGTAAAAGAAATATCAAACGCCACTGGCAGAAGTCAAGAAGAAATAGCAAATGCAATGTATGATTCTTTATCTTCTGGAGTTGATCAAAGCAAGGTTACCGATTTTGTTAAGTCTGGTATAGATCTTGTAAGAGCAGGCTTTACAGATATGCCAACTGTAATTGATGCAACAACTACTGCCCTTAATGCTTATGGAGATGCTGCTCCCGAAGTTTCTAAGATTCACGATATTTTTGTTAAGACTCAAGATTTAGGTAAAATTACTGTTGATGAACTTGGTAAGTCAATAGGTAGGGTTGTACCGACTGCAGCTGCTGCAGGTGTAAGCCTTGAACAATTAGGGGCTGGTTATTCAGTATTAACTGCTAAAGGTATGAATGCAGAGCTTGCAACGACTACAATGAACAGTTTACTTGGCGAACTTTCTGCAACAGGGTCTAAGTCTGATAAGGCTCTTAGAAAAATGACGGGAAAGTCTTTTAAAGAACTAACTAAAGAGGGAAAGAACGTTGGAGAAGTCCTTGGAATTTTACAAGAAAATGCAAAAGGAGCGGGTCTTGAACTTGCCGACATGTTTGGAAATCTTAATGCTGGCAAAGCTGCTAACTCTTTATTGAGTGATGGCGTAGAGGGATTTTCAAAAGTCTTGGATCAAATTCAAAACTCTGACGGTGCAACGGCTGAAAACGCTATGAAGATGATGGGTCCTGCTGAGAAAATGCAGGTGGCGACTACTAGAATGCAAAATGCTTTTATTGATGCAGGCGGAGCTATTGCTCCTTATGTTGTTCAAATAGCTGATGGCATTTCAAGTATAGTCGGTAAGTTTTCTGAATTAGATGAGGGTACTCAAGGGTCTATAATGCAGTGGGTAGGTCTTGCTATTGCTATTGGACCTGTAGTTTCCATAATAGGAACTGTAGGAATGGTAGTAGGTGGGGCTATTTCTGTATTTGGAACTTTACTAGGAGTATTTGGAACTATTATCAGTGTAGTTGGTTCTGTTGGCGGAGCTTTCTTTGGTTTAATGGCTGCTATTGGTCCCGTAGGTTGGGTAATCATGGCAGTCGTTGGGGTCGGTGTTTATTTAATATCAAACTTTAAAAAGATTAAAGCAACGGCTGAAGAATTAGGTGGGGGTATCAAGGGTTATCTTTTAGCTACATTAAAAGTAACTGGGGATAACTTCACATCATTAAAAGATAAAGCCGTTAGTGCTCTTAATGGAATAAAAAATGCATGGGAAAGTGTGAAAAACTTCTTAAAAAATCCTATTAAAGGAGTTATATCAATTGCTCAAAAAGGAGCTGCTAGCATAGGTGGTGGAAGTGCCGCCAAGGGTGCTGCTGTTGATGTAAGAGGGGGCAGAGTCAGTAGACAGCCTCATGCAACAGGACTTGAAAAAGTACCCTTTGATAACTACCCTGCAGATTTACACAAGGATGAGATGGTCTTAACTGCTAGTGCTGCAAAGGCTTTTCGTGCAATTGGCGGAAGTAAAAACTCATTACCTGCAAATAATAGTGGTGGCAATTCAATTTCAAATTCTCCAAATATTATTGTCAATGTTTACGGAGAAAGGACAGAAAACGAAGCTATAAACATAGGTCAAAGAGTAAGACAAGAGCTAGATAGTTTCTTTAAAGAAATGCAGTTACAAAGGGCGTGA
- a CDS encoding hypothetical protein (High confidence in function and specificity): protein MAKANTTRIKLEDIVMDAVVDESPSNTADVTNKPVEKGEDISDHMKIKPYTVRLKGSIVNDAPAKLELLRTYQREAKLLTYVGRNIFKDVVLTNLDTDHSVENAKGFDYSITLQHVKIAKPETFEVNVKNPESKKQDAKTATKVKEKTNAGRKQVQER, encoded by the coding sequence ATGGCAAAAGCAAATACAACAAGAATAAAACTTGAAGATATAGTCATGGATGCCGTCGTTGATGAAAGTCCTTCCAATACTGCTGATGTAACAAATAAGCCTGTAGAAAAGGGAGAAGATATATCTGATCATATGAAAATCAAACCTTATACTGTTAGATTAAAAGGCTCGATAGTTAATGACGCTCCTGCAAAGCTAGAGTTGTTAAGAACTTATCAAAGAGAAGCTAAGCTCTTAACTTATGTTGGTAGAAATATATTTAAAGATGTAGTGTTAACTAATTTAGATACTGATCATTCTGTAGAAAATGCTAAGGGTTTTGATTATTCAATAACTTTACAACACGTTAAAATTGCTAAGCCTGAAACCTTTGAAGTAAATGTTAAAAATCCTGAAAGTAAAAAACAAGATGCAAAGACTGCTACAAAGGTTAAAGAAAAGACTAACGCAGGAAGAAAGCAGGTGCAAGAACGATGA
- a CDS encoding conserved domain protein (High confidence in function and specificity) — translation MFWIHEIEVLAGQKKFTNIGDNALEIDFDVSFNDGKDPDVSTVTIYNLSDNTINDIKRDGYLYLNVGYKMMNNKANILTGEIEDIETTWSGLDKVSKITVGDGTKTWRKAELNKTYANGTKASVIMQDLANVLKYEIVEITPKNDLVYKLGKTIKGSASKSLTQLVKDTESKMFVNKNRIVIRDQKKGYTTGFVLNKDTGLVGIPTLNKDESGDKTVDVGKEKDKKKNKETKKTWKVTCLLNPKIETDSVIKIESKALNGTFRVISGRHSKDFNTELEVEEI, via the coding sequence ATGTTTTGGATTCATGAAATAGAAGTATTGGCGGGACAAAAGAAATTTACAAATATAGGCGACAACGCCCTTGAAATTGACTTTGATGTATCTTTTAATGACGGCAAAGATCCCGATGTATCAACCGTTACTATTTATAATTTATCTGATAATACTATAAATGACATAAAAAGAGATGGCTACTTATATCTTAATGTTGGTTATAAGATGATGAATAATAAGGCTAATATCTTGACTGGAGAAATTGAAGATATTGAGACAACTTGGTCTGGTCTTGATAAGGTTTCTAAAATCACAGTAGGCGACGGAACGAAAACATGGAGAAAGGCTGAACTTAATAAGACCTATGCTAACGGAACAAAGGCAAGTGTCATCATGCAAGATCTTGCTAATGTTTTGAAATATGAAATTGTAGAGATAACACCTAAAAATGATTTAGTTTATAAATTAGGTAAAACTATAAAAGGGTCTGCAAGTAAGTCCTTAACTCAATTAGTCAAGGACACAGAATCTAAAATGTTTGTCAACAAAAACAGAATTGTTATAAGAGACCAAAAGAAAGGCTATACGACAGGCTTTGTACTTAATAAAGATACTGGACTTGTGGGAATACCAACTCTTAATAAAGATGAATCTGGAGATAAAACTGTAGATGTTGGAAAAGAAAAGGACAAGAAGAAAAATAAAGAAACTAAAAAGACTTGGAAAGTAACTTGCCTTTTAAATCCAAAAATAGAAACTGATAGTGTTATTAAGATTGAATCAAAAGCCTTGAATGGTACTTTTAGGGTCATATCTGGAAGGCACTCAAAAGACTTTAATACAGAATTAGAGGTTGAAGAAATATGA
- a CDS encoding conserved domain protein (High confidence in function and specificity), translated as MREQANRHANNFFEDFKKNIAGETNVCKMAKVVKFYPETMKVDVMPLPSEDNAMIINVPVATVRSKDFLIYYPLKADDIVILIFADNDTDNILLGEDSIETERGHDVSDCICIGGITLLNDSLSIDDPDSLIIQNISNTAKIIVKENGDIDIKCKHFKVEAERIDLN; from the coding sequence ATGAGGGAACAGGCAAATAGACACGCCAATAACTTTTTTGAAGATTTTAAAAAGAATATTGCAGGAGAAACGAACGTCTGCAAAATGGCAAAGGTGGTTAAGTTTTATCCTGAAACTATGAAAGTTGATGTTATGCCTTTACCAAGTGAGGATAATGCAATGATTATTAATGTTCCCGTTGCAACTGTTAGGAGTAAGGACTTTTTAATTTATTATCCCTTAAAAGCTGACGATATAGTTATTTTAATATTTGCCGACAATGACACCGATAATATCTTATTGGGAGAAGATAGTATTGAGACCGAACGAGGACACGATGTATCAGATTGTATCTGTATAGGTGGAATAACCTTATTAAACGATAGCTTAAGCATAGATGATCCCGACAGTCTTATTATTCAAAATATTTCAAATACTGCAAAGATTATTGTAAAAGAAAATGGAGATATAGATATTAAGTGCAAACACTTCAAAGTGGAGGCGGAAAGGATTGATTTGAATTGA
- a CDS encoding conserved domain protein (High confidence in function and specificity) — translation MYKNTFKMINGDTVIDEDLILVKGQEELRQNIENRLSVNKNEWFLNIKLGLDYASISGKGVTDRAIEFAIRECCLQDERVKEVRDIKIERDPKNRTADIDILIIDKGEQELWLKEVVDLG, via the coding sequence ATGTATAAAAATACTTTTAAAATGATAAATGGCGACACGGTTATTGATGAAGATTTAATATTGGTTAAGGGTCAAGAAGAATTAAGACAAAATATAGAAAATAGGTTGTCTGTGAATAAAAATGAATGGTTCTTAAACATAAAACTTGGTCTTGACTATGCTTCTATAAGCGGTAAAGGAGTAACTGACAGGGCAATTGAATTTGCCATTCGTGAGTGCTGCCTGCAAGATGAAAGAGTAAAAGAAGTTAGAGATATAAAGATAGAAAGAGATCCTAAGAATAGAACTGCCGATATTGATATTTTAATAATTGATAAAGGCGAGCAAGAATTATGGCTCAAGGAGGTGGTAGACCTTGGATAA
- a CDS encoding baseplate J-like protein (The P2 bacteriophage J protein lies at the edge of the baseplate. This family also includes a number of bacterial homologues, which are thought to have been horizontally transferred; High confidence in function and specificity), with product MDNCKDGLCMIDDVKKINNSEFGLTEFGFRRKLYPECIADRIKRAKKVFGVNIDTSETSFLGKLIRNLSWDEAYLWELAEDVYNAPFVNFAEGTSLDNVGMYLTITRRPATKSKTIVTIYGDDGIVIPKGFKIGTKKGIVFETLEDATISGGSVDVYVESIGAGKQNNVDKETITEILNPTLGIDKVINTEASVGGLNTETDNEFRQRYKKSYSRVGGSTVPAITAALLDMDKIVDCEVRENVTMETIDGIPPKSVACFVYGGEDKEIAKTIYDNKAAGIQAFGEIVVDIKDDKEEVHKIGFTRAKVEEIFIKLKIKKDKDYKGDDAVKRAIINYIGGKDKDGIEYAGLKLGEDVVLSKVLGRAMCLGGIADIEAFISTDGKDWKETNIEIARASIAKTSPEKVVIEYVS from the coding sequence TTGGATAATTGCAAAGACGGACTATGTATGATTGATGATGTTAAAAAAATAAATAATTCTGAATTTGGTCTAACTGAATTTGGGTTTAGAAGAAAGCTATATCCAGAATGTATAGCTGATAGAATAAAAAGAGCAAAAAAAGTCTTTGGGGTCAATATTGATACCTCAGAGACTTCTTTTTTGGGAAAATTAATTAGAAATTTATCTTGGGACGAAGCCTATTTGTGGGAATTAGCAGAAGATGTTTATAACGCACCTTTTGTCAATTTTGCAGAGGGAACTTCTCTAGATAACGTTGGTATGTATTTAACCATCACAAGACGACCTGCAACCAAGAGCAAAACTATAGTTACAATTTATGGAGACGACGGAATCGTAATTCCAAAAGGTTTTAAAATTGGAACTAAAAAAGGCATAGTCTTTGAAACTTTAGAAGATGCAACCATAAGCGGTGGCAGCGTTGATGTATATGTTGAATCAATAGGAGCAGGAAAACAAAACAATGTAGACAAAGAAACAATTACAGAAATTTTAAATCCTACTCTAGGTATTGATAAAGTTATCAATACTGAAGCTTCTGTTGGCGGACTAAATACAGAAACTGATAACGAATTTAGACAAAGATATAAAAAATCTTATTCAAGAGTTGGTGGGTCAACTGTACCTGCAATTACTGCAGCACTTTTGGATATGGACAAAATCGTAGATTGTGAGGTTAGGGAAAATGTAACAATGGAAACAATCGACGGTATACCCCCAAAATCTGTAGCTTGCTTTGTCTATGGTGGCGAAGACAAGGAAATAGCAAAAACTATTTACGACAATAAAGCTGCAGGTATCCAAGCATTTGGAGAAATCGTTGTTGATATCAAAGACGACAAAGAAGAAGTACACAAAATAGGCTTTACAAGGGCGAAAGTTGAAGAAATCTTTATTAAATTAAAAATCAAAAAAGATAAAGACTACAAAGGCGATGATGCAGTTAAAAGAGCGATCATCAATTATATTGGTGGAAAAGATAAAGATGGAATTGAATATGCAGGCTTAAAACTTGGAGAAGATGTAGTGTTATCAAAAGTTTTAGGTCGTGCAATGTGCCTTGGTGGAATTGCCGACATTGAAGCTTTTATTTCCACAGATGGAAAAGACTGGAAAGAAACTAACATTGAAATAGCAAGAGCCTCTATTGCCAAAACAAGTCCAGAAAAGGTTGTGATTGAGTATGTATCATAA
- a CDS encoding hypothetical protein (High confidence in function and specificity), protein MYHNQDELYYKAWRRLPERFRKPNNLDLYYVLYGGYGELEKGFASINDSRNIDKAQGETLDKLGANVGQFRFGEDDDLYRQLIKVRIIANLSIGSIPVINKVLSILVKDVYLGLEEAYLIDEWDNEPAAFRLILNKYAGKLPYEIIDRIKAAGVRVLFELRYRESVILKEKTNTYTNRLYPVSTYHQCGSIYNHQYVGKKINSNIKLPNGTRNRSNRKVFVGERKAGAR, encoded by the coding sequence ATGTATCATAATCAAGATGAATTATATTATAAGGCTTGGAGACGACTGCCAGAAAGATTTAGAAAGCCGAATAATTTGGACTTGTACTATGTTTTGTATGGTGGATATGGAGAACTTGAAAAAGGATTTGCAAGTATAAATGACAGTCGAAATATCGATAAGGCACAAGGAGAAACTCTAGACAAATTAGGGGCAAATGTGGGGCAATTTAGGTTTGGGGAAGATGATGACTTATACAGACAACTTATTAAAGTTAGAATTATAGCAAATTTGAGTATAGGGAGCATTCCAGTTATCAACAAGGTCTTATCAATATTAGTTAAAGACGTTTATTTAGGGTTAGAAGAAGCCTATTTAATTGATGAATGGGACAATGAACCTGCTGCCTTTAGACTTATTTTAAATAAGTATGCGGGCAAGCTCCCTTATGAAATCATCGATAGGATAAAAGCGGCGGGAGTACGTGTACTATTTGAATTAAGGTATAGGGAATCTGTTATTTTAAAAGAAAAAACAAACACATACACCAATAGACTATATCCAGTATCAACCTATCATCAATGTGGAAGTATTTACAACCATCAATATGTTGGCAAGAAAATTAATTCAAATATTAAGTTACCTAACGGAACAAGGAACAGAAGCAATAGAAAAGTATTTGTTGGAGAAAGAAAGGCAGGTGCTAGATGA
- a CDS encoding addiction module antitoxin (Plasmids may be maintained stably in bacterial populations through the action of addiction modules, in which a toxin and antidote are encoded in a cassette on the plasmid. In any daughter cell that lacks the plasmid, the toxin persists and is lethal after the antidote protein is depleted. Toxin/antitoxin pairs are also found on main chromosomes, and likely represent selfish DNA. Sequences in the seed for this alignment all were found adjacent to toxin genes. The resulting model appears to describe a narrower set of proteins than pfam04221, although many in the scope of this model are not obviously paired with toxin proteins. Several toxin/antitoxin pairs may occur in a single species [Cellular processes, Toxin production and resistance, Mobile and extrachromosomal element functions, Other]; Family membership), with translation MANVNLNIRLDEKLKNDFSKVCDSMGMSMSTAFNIFAKAVVNEEAIPFKVQASNPIVAEFENMEDFKDYVDKL, from the coding sequence ATGGCAAATGTAAATTTAAATATTAGACTTGATGAAAAATTAAAGAATGATTTTTCTAAGGTTTGTGATTCTATGGGAATGAGCATGTCTACTGCTTTTAATATCTTTGCTAAGGCTGTTGTAAATGAAGAAGCTATACCTTTTAAGGTTCAGGCAAGTAATCCGATAGTGGCTGAATTTGAAAACATGGAAGATTTTAAGGATTATGTAGATAAGTTATGA
- a CDS encoding putative protein conserved (Family membership) — protein MRRIKVRKSFEKDLKRIKKSGKFDLDKLYKVISKLANGDSLDEKYKDHKLKGNYEGYRECHISPDWLLIYEINDNELVLILNRTGSHSDLF, from the coding sequence ATGAGAAGAATTAAAGTACGAAAAAGCTTTGAAAAAGATTTAAAGAGGATAAAGAAAAGTGGCAAATTTGACTTAGACAAGCTGTATAAAGTTATCAGTAAGTTGGCAAATGGTGATTCTCTTGATGAGAAGTATAAGGATCATAAATTAAAGGGAAATTATGAAGGCTATAGGGAGTGCCATATAAGTCCTGATTGGTTACTTATTTATGAGATTAATGATAATGAACTTGTTTTAATATTAAACAGAACGGGTTCGCATAGTGATTTATTTTAG